One Megalops cyprinoides isolate fMegCyp1 chromosome 4, fMegCyp1.pri, whole genome shotgun sequence genomic window carries:
- the gnb1l gene encoding guanine nucleotide-binding protein subunit beta-like protein 1 codes for MAHPPPAPQFTLRGSGAQVNTLHFCCKDPDPPLLFSGSSKGAVHIWNLTTRRAERVLEGHGGASVIWLSTLNSRNTLISQGRDMQVCTWDLSGGRCSVTDSFLTGSVGFCQCSLLETQPGRWLLAHPAAAMEEVSIVDVPSKTLVCSLKADANRGMLMCVKLWQPDSGQGPLLLAGYEDGSLTLWDVSQRKPLSRLAAHPQPVMCFDFDPVKLRGISGSSERAVISWTLDGQQSLQLQDSVQLVNAGVSHLRIREDRKIVASAGWDHRIRLFGWKRLKPLAVLQHHTDMVLCVAFSDHRDPCRRVMAAGSKDQRISLWSVYNEG; via the exons ATGGCACACCCTCCACCCGCACCTCAGTTCACCCTGCGAGGGTCAGGGGCCCAAGTCAACACCCTGCACTTCTGCTGCAAGGATCCAGACCCCCCGCTGCTCTTCTCCGG CTCTTCCAAGGGGGCTGTCCACATATGGAACCTAACAACCAGACGAGCTGAGAGGGTTTTAGAAGGCCACGGAGGGGCATCTGTGATCTGGCTGAGCACGCTCAACTCAAGAAACACTCTCATCAG tcaGGGCCGGGACATGCAGGTGTGCACCTGGGACCTGAGCGGGGGCCGGTGCAGCGTGACGGACTCCTTCCTGACTGGCAGCGTGGGTTTCTGCCAGTGCTCCCTGCTGGAGACCCAGCCCGGCCGCTGGCTGCTAGCACACCCTGCGGCTGCcatggaggag GTGAGCATTGTCGACGTGCCCAGCAAGACGCTGGTCTGTTCCCTGAAGGCCGACGCCAATCGGGGGATGCTGATGTGCGTCAAACTGTGGCAG cccGACTCAGGGCAGGGCCCGCTGCTGCTGGCGGGATACGAGGACGGCTCACTCACCCTGTGGGACGTGTCCCAGAGGAAGCCACTCAGCCGCCTGGCCGCCCACCCCCAGCCCGTCATGTGCTTCGACTTTGACCCCGTGAAGCTAAGAGGCATCTCGGGCTCCTCGGAGAGAGCCGTCATCTCCTGGACGCTTGACGGACAGCAGAGCCTCCAG CTGCAGGATAGCGTTCAGCTGGTCAACGCGGGGGTCTCCCACCTGCGCATCCGGGAGGACCGCAAGATCGTGGCGTCGGCCGGCTGGGACCACCGCATCCGCCTTTTCGGCTGGAAGAGGCTGAAGCCGCTGGCTGTCCTCCAGCACCACACGGACATGGTGCTCTGCGTCGCCTTCTCCGACCATCGGGACCCCTGCCGGAGAGTCATGGCAGCCGGGTCCAAAGACCAGAGGATTAGCCTCTGGTCAGTATACAATGAAGGCTAG